The Kitasatospora paranensis genome has a window encoding:
- the ruvC gene encoding crossover junction endodeoxyribonuclease RuvC — MRVLGVDPGLTRCGVGVVDGAPGRPLRMVGVGVVRTPAESEIGPRLLLIEQGLEQWLDEHRPDLVAVERVFAQHNVRTVMGTAQASAVAMLCATRRGIPVTLHTPSEVKAAVTGSGRADKAQVTAMVQRLLRLDAPPKPADAADALALAICHIWRGGAQTRIAAAVAAAPRARQEYRR; from the coding sequence GTGCGCGTGCTCGGTGTCGACCCGGGGCTGACCAGGTGCGGTGTCGGAGTCGTCGACGGCGCGCCCGGGCGGCCGCTGCGGATGGTCGGCGTCGGTGTGGTCCGCACCCCGGCGGAGAGCGAGATCGGCCCGCGGCTGCTGCTGATCGAGCAGGGCCTGGAGCAGTGGCTGGACGAGCACCGGCCCGACCTGGTCGCGGTGGAGCGGGTCTTCGCCCAGCACAACGTCCGTACCGTGATGGGCACCGCGCAGGCCAGCGCGGTGGCGATGCTCTGCGCCACCCGGCGCGGCATCCCCGTCACCCTGCACACCCCGAGCGAGGTCAAGGCCGCCGTCACCGGCTCCGGCCGTGCCGACAAGGCCCAGGTCACCGCCATGGTCCAGCGCCTGCTGCGGCTCGACGCACCGCCCAAGCCCGCCGACGCGGCGGACGCCCTCGCCCTGGCCATCTGCCACATCTGGCGCGGCGGCGCGCAGACCCGCATCGCCGCCGCCGTCGCCGCCGCACCCCGCGCCCGTCAGGAGTACCGCCGATGA
- the ruvB gene encoding Holliday junction branch migration DNA helicase RuvB, with the protein MSPYDSDPAADRLVTAAADGEDQAVEAALRPKQLDEFIGQERVREQLSLVLQAARRRGTAPDHVLLSGPPGLGKTTLSMIIAAELGAPIRITSGPAIQHAGDLAAILSSLTEGEVLFLDEIHRMSRPAEEMLYMAMEDFRVDVIVGKGPGATAIPLELPPFTLVGATTRAGLLPPPLRDRFGFTGHMEFYAPAELQRVVHRSAALLDVEIDPAGAAEIAGRSRGTPRIANRLLRRVRDYAQVRHDGQVTREIAAQALQVYEVDARGLDRLDRAVLDALLRLFGGGPVGLSTLAVAVGEESETVEEVAEPFLVREGLLARTPRGRIATAAAWQHLGLTPPVQAAGPRTSTQSALFPDDPVV; encoded by the coding sequence ATGAGCCCGTACGACTCCGACCCCGCCGCCGACCGCCTGGTCACGGCGGCCGCCGACGGCGAGGACCAGGCGGTCGAGGCGGCCCTGCGTCCCAAGCAGCTCGACGAGTTCATCGGCCAGGAGCGCGTCCGCGAACAGCTGTCGCTCGTCCTGCAGGCCGCCCGCCGGCGCGGCACCGCCCCCGACCACGTGCTGCTCAGCGGCCCGCCCGGGCTCGGCAAGACCACCCTGTCGATGATCATCGCCGCCGAGCTCGGCGCCCCCATCCGGATCACCTCCGGCCCGGCCATCCAGCACGCCGGGGACCTGGCCGCCATCCTCTCCTCGCTCACCGAGGGCGAGGTGCTGTTCCTCGACGAGATCCACCGGATGTCCCGGCCCGCCGAGGAGATGCTCTACATGGCGATGGAGGACTTCCGGGTCGACGTCATCGTCGGCAAGGGCCCCGGCGCCACCGCCATCCCGCTGGAGCTGCCCCCCTTCACCCTGGTCGGCGCCACCACCCGGGCCGGCCTGCTGCCCCCGCCGCTGCGCGACCGCTTCGGCTTCACCGGGCACATGGAGTTCTACGCGCCCGCCGAGCTCCAGCGGGTGGTGCACCGCTCCGCCGCGCTGCTGGACGTCGAGATCGACCCGGCCGGCGCCGCGGAGATCGCCGGACGCTCCCGCGGCACGCCCCGCATCGCCAACCGGCTGCTGCGCCGGGTCCGCGACTACGCCCAGGTCAGGCACGACGGCCAGGTCACCCGGGAGATCGCCGCGCAGGCCCTGCAGGTGTACGAGGTCGACGCGCGCGGCCTCGACCGGCTGGACCGCGCGGTGCTGGACGCCCTGCTCAGGCTCTTCGGCGGCGGCCCGGTCGGCCTGTCCACGCTGGCCGTCGCGGTGGGGGAGGAGTCCGAGACCGTGGAGGAGGTGGCCGAGCCCTTCCTCGTCCGCGAGGGGCTGCTGGCGCGCACCCCGCGCGGCCGGATCGCCACTGCCGCGGCCTGGCAGCACCTCGGTCTGACCCCGCCCGTGCAGGCCGCCGGACCCAGGACGTCCACGCAGAGCGCATTGTTCCCGGACGACCCGGTGGTGTGA
- the yajC gene encoding preprotein translocase subunit YajC, producing the protein MIQLLIPLMMVAVMVMLFRSNKKRQEQARTMQSTLEPGAGVRTIGGLYAQVKAVNDETVELEIAPGVVTHFTKGAIAAVLEPLEYDAIINGRPLEDEAEESITEADDEAEAAPLSLEKDDSGSAPADSESPKSK; encoded by the coding sequence GTGATTCAACTGCTTATCCCCCTCATGATGGTCGCCGTCATGGTCATGCTCTTCCGCTCGAACAAGAAGCGGCAGGAGCAGGCCAGGACGATGCAGTCGACCCTGGAGCCCGGTGCGGGCGTACGGACCATCGGCGGCCTCTACGCCCAGGTCAAGGCCGTCAACGACGAGACCGTCGAGCTGGAGATCGCGCCCGGCGTCGTCACCCACTTCACCAAGGGTGCGATCGCGGCCGTCCTGGAGCCGCTCGAGTACGACGCGATCATCAACGGGCGTCCGCTGGAGGACGAGGCCGAGGAGTCCATCACCGAGGCGGACGACGAGGCCGAGGCCGCGCCGCTCAGCCTGGAGAAGGACGATTCGGGCAGCGCCCCCGCCGACAGCGAGAGCCCGAAGAGCAAGTAG
- the secF gene encoding protein translocase subunit SecF: MSLRNIGHRLYQGEVSFDFVGKRKIWYSISGIIVLVAAIGLAMGLHLGIEFKGGSVYTVQKPGLSISQAQDAADKITGDSTAQVQKTGDGKIRIQVSSEEKVSGPAFSLALSKDLGVEAKNIDAQVIGPSWGQQISQKALLGLVIFMVLVTIYMAIAFEWRMALAALVALIHDLLITIGVYALVGFEVTPGTVIGFLTILGYSLYDTVVVFDTVKENTRGITKQNKVTYSEAANLGLNQTLVRSINTTVVALLPVAALLFIGGGLLGAGTLNDISLALFIGLAAGAYSSICVATPLLAQLKEQTPEMRALAKRVAQRRAADAKAAAEAAENGTEAQDDQESPAMVGQRNQPVGKARSKGRPSGKR; this comes from the coding sequence ATGTCCCTTCGGAACATCGGCCACCGGCTCTACCAGGGCGAGGTCAGCTTCGACTTCGTCGGCAAGCGCAAGATCTGGTACTCGATCTCCGGCATCATCGTCCTGGTCGCGGCCATCGGCCTCGCGATGGGCCTGCACCTGGGCATCGAGTTCAAGGGCGGCTCGGTCTACACCGTGCAGAAGCCCGGGCTCAGCATCTCCCAGGCGCAGGACGCCGCCGACAAGATCACCGGCGACTCCACCGCGCAGGTGCAGAAGACCGGCGACGGCAAGATCCGCATCCAGGTCAGCTCCGAGGAGAAGGTCAGCGGCCCGGCCTTCTCGCTGGCGCTCTCCAAGGACCTCGGCGTCGAGGCCAAGAACATCGACGCCCAGGTGATCGGCCCCTCCTGGGGTCAGCAGATCTCCCAGAAGGCCCTCCTCGGCCTGGTCATCTTCATGGTGCTGGTCACCATCTACATGGCCATCGCCTTCGAGTGGCGGATGGCGCTGGCCGCCCTGGTCGCCCTGATCCACGACCTCCTGATCACCATCGGCGTCTACGCCCTGGTCGGCTTCGAGGTCACCCCGGGCACGGTGATCGGCTTCCTGACGATCCTCGGCTACTCGCTCTACGACACGGTCGTCGTCTTCGACACCGTGAAGGAGAACACCCGGGGCATCACCAAGCAGAACAAGGTCACCTACAGCGAGGCCGCCAACCTGGGCCTCAACCAGACCCTGGTGCGTTCCATCAACACCACCGTGGTCGCCCTGCTGCCGGTCGCGGCCCTGCTGTTCATCGGCGGCGGCCTGCTCGGCGCCGGCACCCTGAACGACATCTCGCTCGCGCTGTTCATCGGCCTCGCGGCCGGTGCCTACTCCTCGATCTGCGTCGCCACCCCGCTGCTCGCGCAGCTGAAGGAGCAGACCCCGGAGATGCGCGCGCTGGCCAAGCGGGTCGCCCAGCGGCGCGCCGCCGACGCCAAGGCGGCCGCCGAGGCCGCCGAGAACGGCACCGAGGCGCAGGACGACCAGGAGTCCCCGGCCATGGTCGGCCAGCGCAACCAGCCCGTCGGCAAGGCCCGCTCCAAGGGCCGCCCCTCCGGCAAGCGCTGA
- a CDS encoding adenine phosphoribosyltransferase: MTTQDTVLAELLASRIKDVPDYPKPGVLFKDIAPLLADAEAFGALTRALADRAAALGATKVVGLEARGFVLAAPAAVAAGLGFVPIRKKGKLPGEVFARSYDLEYGSATLEVQCDAFAPGERVLVVDDVLATGGTLGASLDLVREAGALLAGVVVLMELSFLPGRERLLPHLAGAPLEALVTV; this comes from the coding sequence GTGACCACCCAGGACACCGTCCTCGCCGAGCTGCTCGCCAGCCGGATCAAGGACGTCCCCGACTACCCGAAGCCCGGCGTGCTGTTCAAGGACATCGCGCCGCTGCTGGCCGACGCCGAGGCCTTCGGCGCGCTCACCCGGGCGCTGGCCGACCGCGCCGCGGCGCTCGGCGCGACCAAGGTGGTCGGCCTGGAGGCGCGCGGTTTCGTCCTCGCGGCGCCGGCCGCCGTCGCAGCCGGCCTCGGCTTCGTGCCGATCCGCAAGAAGGGCAAGCTGCCCGGCGAGGTGTTCGCCCGGTCGTACGACCTCGAGTACGGCTCCGCCACTCTGGAGGTGCAGTGCGACGCGTTCGCACCGGGTGAGCGGGTGCTGGTGGTCGACGACGTGCTGGCCACCGGCGGCACCCTGGGCGCCTCGCTCGACCTCGTCCGCGAGGCGGGCGCCCTGCTCGCCGGCGTGGTCGTGCTGATGGAGCTGAGCTTCCTGCCGGGCCGCGAGCGGCTGCTGCCGCACCTGGCCGGCGCCCCGCTGGAGGCGCTCGTCACCGTCTGA
- a CDS encoding RelA/SpoT family protein — MKIHPLPVVRPAGATDGANARPRGTAPRPRGVSLPDEVVPTAEAAGPESRPMPSGASPARPTPPPSAHRPSPGGMRARLARLGGQRSTAVNPVLEPLFRTIRAQDPKADPVLLKDIERAYAVAEKWHRGQKRKSGDPYITHPLAVATILAELGMDAPTLMAGLLHDTVEDTDYGLETLRRDFGDSVALLVDGVTKLDRVKFGEAAQAETVRKMVVAMAKDPRVLVIKLADRLHNMRTMRYLKREKQEKKARETLEIYAPLAHRLGMNTIKWELEDLAFAILYPKMYDEIVRLVAERAPKRDEYLATVIDQVQGDLRGARITAQTTGRPKHYYSVYQKMIVRGRDFAEIYDLVGIRVLVDTVRDCYAALGTIHARWNPVPGRFKDYIAMPKFNMYQSLHTTVIGPGGKPVELQIRTFDMHRRAEYGIAAHWKYKQRAVAGTSKVRTDTPASARKHDKADAVNEMAWLRQLLDWQKETEDPSEFLESLRFDLSSNEVFVFTPKGDVIALPAKATPVDFAFAVHTEVGYRCIGARVNGRLVPLESELENGDAVEVFTSKAENAGPSRDWLTFVKSPRARNKIRAWFSKERREEAIEQGKEAIARAMRKQGLPIQRILTGDSLVTLAHEMRYPDISSLYAAIGEGHVAAQSIVQKLVQALGGEEGATEDLAETATPTHQSRSLRRRAKGDPGVIVKGVEDLWVKLSRCCTPVPGDPIVGFVTRGNGVSIHRSDCVNVEALSHQPERMIEVEWAATQSSVFLVAIQVEALDRSRLLSDVTRVLSDQHVNILSAAVQTSRDRVAMSRFTFEMGDPKHLGHVLKAVRGVEGVYDVYRVTSAKK, encoded by the coding sequence ATGAAGATTCATCCCCTCCCGGTTGTGCGACCGGCGGGTGCGACCGATGGCGCGAACGCCCGTCCGAGGGGAACGGCCCCGCGCCCCCGAGGAGTGTCCTTGCCCGACGAGGTTGTGCCCACGGCCGAGGCCGCCGGTCCCGAGAGCCGCCCGATGCCCTCCGGGGCCTCCCCGGCACGTCCGACGCCCCCGCCGTCCGCCCACCGCCCCTCGCCCGGCGGCATGCGGGCCCGGCTGGCCCGGCTCGGCGGTCAGCGCAGCACGGCGGTCAACCCCGTCCTGGAGCCGCTGTTCCGCACCATCCGGGCCCAGGACCCGAAGGCCGACCCCGTCCTGCTCAAGGACATCGAGCGGGCGTACGCGGTCGCCGAGAAGTGGCACCGCGGGCAGAAGCGCAAGAGCGGCGACCCGTACATCACCCACCCGCTGGCGGTGGCGACGATCCTGGCCGAGCTCGGCATGGACGCCCCCACGCTGATGGCCGGGCTGCTGCACGACACCGTCGAGGACACCGACTACGGCCTGGAGACGCTCCGCCGCGACTTCGGCGACTCGGTCGCCCTGCTGGTCGACGGCGTGACCAAGCTCGACCGGGTGAAGTTCGGCGAGGCCGCGCAGGCCGAGACGGTGCGCAAGATGGTCGTCGCGATGGCCAAGGACCCGCGCGTCCTGGTGATCAAGCTCGCCGACCGGCTGCACAACATGCGCACCATGCGCTACCTCAAGCGGGAGAAGCAGGAGAAGAAGGCCCGCGAGACGCTGGAGATCTACGCCCCGCTGGCGCACCGGCTGGGCATGAACACCATCAAGTGGGAGCTGGAGGACCTCGCCTTCGCGATCCTCTACCCCAAGATGTACGACGAGATCGTCCGGCTGGTCGCCGAGCGCGCCCCCAAGCGCGACGAGTACCTGGCGACCGTCATCGACCAGGTCCAGGGCGACCTGCGCGGAGCGCGGATCACCGCCCAGACGACCGGACGGCCGAAGCACTACTACTCGGTCTACCAGAAGATGATCGTCCGGGGCCGCGACTTCGCCGAGATCTACGACCTGGTGGGCATCCGCGTCCTGGTCGACACCGTCCGCGACTGCTACGCGGCGCTGGGCACCATCCACGCGCGGTGGAACCCGGTGCCGGGGCGGTTCAAGGACTACATCGCGATGCCCAAGTTCAACATGTACCAGTCGCTGCACACGACGGTCATCGGGCCCGGCGGCAAGCCGGTCGAGCTGCAGATCCGCACCTTCGACATGCACCGCCGCGCCGAGTACGGCATCGCCGCGCACTGGAAGTACAAGCAGCGCGCGGTGGCCGGCACGTCCAAGGTGCGCACCGACACCCCGGCCTCCGCCCGCAAGCACGACAAGGCCGACGCGGTCAACGAGATGGCCTGGCTGCGCCAGCTGCTCGACTGGCAGAAGGAGACCGAGGACCCGAGCGAGTTCCTGGAGTCGCTGCGCTTCGACCTCTCCAGCAACGAGGTCTTCGTCTTCACCCCCAAGGGCGACGTGATAGCGCTGCCCGCCAAGGCCACCCCGGTGGACTTCGCCTTCGCGGTGCACACCGAGGTCGGCTACCGCTGCATCGGCGCCCGGGTCAACGGCCGGCTGGTGCCGCTGGAGTCGGAGCTGGAGAACGGCGACGCCGTGGAGGTCTTCACCTCCAAGGCGGAGAACGCCGGACCGTCCCGGGACTGGCTGACCTTCGTCAAGTCGCCGCGCGCCCGCAACAAGATCCGCGCCTGGTTCTCCAAGGAGCGCCGCGAGGAGGCCATCGAGCAGGGCAAGGAGGCCATCGCCCGGGCGATGCGCAAGCAGGGCCTGCCCATCCAGCGCATCCTCACCGGCGACTCGCTCGTCACCCTCGCCCACGAGATGCGCTACCCGGACATCTCCTCGCTGTACGCGGCGATCGGCGAGGGCCACGTCGCGGCGCAGTCGATCGTGCAGAAGCTCGTCCAGGCGCTCGGCGGCGAGGAGGGCGCCACCGAGGACCTCGCCGAGACGGCGACCCCGACCCACCAGAGCCGCTCGCTGCGCCGCCGCGCCAAGGGCGACCCGGGCGTCATCGTCAAGGGCGTCGAGGACCTCTGGGTCAAGCTGTCCCGCTGCTGCACGCCGGTGCCGGGCGACCCGATCGTCGGCTTCGTGACCCGCGGCAACGGCGTCTCGATCCACCGCTCGGACTGCGTCAACGTCGAGGCGCTGTCGCACCAGCCGGAGCGGATGATCGAGGTCGAGTGGGCGGCCACCCAGTCCTCGGTCTTCCTGGTCGCCATCCAGGTCGAGGCGCTGGACCGCTCCCGGCTCCTGTCGGACGTCACCCGGGTGCTCTCGGACCAGCACGTCAACATCCTGTCGGCGGCGGTGCAGACCTCCCGCGACCGGGTGGCGATGAGCCGCTTCACCTTCGAGATGGGCGACCCGAAGCACCTGGGCCACGTCCTGAAGGCCGTCCGCGGCGTCGAGGGCGTCTACGACGTGTACCGGGTGACCTCGGCCAAGAAGTAG
- a CDS encoding DUF349 domain-containing protein, protein MSSDPWGRVDEQGTVYVRTAEGERVVGSWQAGSPEEALAYFERKYQGLEAEIGLLEHRVRKTDLAAKEAQVALDHLKAQVTEAHAVGDLDALAKRLETLTGEIETRQSERRAARAKAQDETRAAKEALVTEAEQLAESTQWREAGDRLRALVDTWKGLPRLDRKSDDELWHRFSHARSVFSKHRKSHFAALDNEREHARAEKEKLVAEAEALSGSTEWGDTAARYRDLMAQWKSAGRAQRDAEEELWARFRGAQDVFFQARSAAFSERDAEQGENQKLKEALLVEAEAILPVTDLKAAKAALRSVNERWEAIGHVPRAARPQLDGRLNTVERAVREAEEAEWQRTNPEAKARAAGMTGLLQQAVDRLRGDLEKARAAGNANRVAKLEAELAGREELLEQAQRSLQEFSG, encoded by the coding sequence GTGAGCAGCGACCCGTGGGGCCGTGTCGACGAGCAGGGGACCGTGTACGTCAGGACGGCCGAGGGCGAACGCGTCGTCGGTTCCTGGCAGGCGGGCTCCCCGGAGGAGGCTCTCGCCTACTTCGAGCGCAAGTACCAGGGGCTGGAGGCCGAGATCGGCCTGCTGGAGCACCGGGTCCGCAAGACCGACCTGGCGGCCAAGGAGGCCCAGGTCGCGCTCGACCACCTCAAGGCCCAGGTCACCGAGGCCCACGCGGTGGGCGATCTCGACGCGCTCGCCAAGCGGCTGGAGACGCTGACCGGGGAGATCGAGACCCGGCAGAGCGAGCGGCGGGCCGCCCGCGCCAAGGCGCAGGACGAGACCCGGGCCGCCAAGGAGGCCCTGGTCACCGAGGCCGAGCAGCTCGCGGAGTCGACCCAGTGGCGGGAGGCCGGCGACCGGCTGCGCGCCCTGGTGGACACCTGGAAGGGCCTGCCGCGCCTGGACCGCAAGAGCGACGACGAGCTGTGGCACCGCTTCTCGCACGCCCGCTCGGTGTTCTCCAAGCACCGCAAGTCGCACTTCGCGGCGCTGGACAACGAGCGTGAGCACGCCCGGGCGGAGAAGGAGAAGCTGGTCGCCGAGGCGGAGGCGCTCTCCGGCTCCACCGAGTGGGGCGACACGGCGGCGCGCTACCGCGACCTGATGGCCCAGTGGAAGTCCGCGGGCCGGGCGCAGCGGGACGCGGAGGAGGAGCTCTGGGCGCGGTTCCGCGGCGCGCAGGACGTCTTCTTCCAGGCCCGGTCCGCCGCGTTCAGCGAGCGGGACGCCGAGCAGGGCGAGAACCAGAAGCTCAAGGAGGCCCTGCTGGTCGAGGCCGAGGCGATCCTGCCGGTCACCGACCTGAAGGCGGCGAAGGCCGCGCTGCGCAGCGTGAACGAGCGCTGGGAGGCGATCGGGCACGTGCCACGCGCCGCCCGGCCGCAGCTGGACGGCCGGCTGAACACCGTCGAGCGGGCGGTCCGCGAGGCCGAGGAGGCCGAGTGGCAGCGCACCAACCCGGAGGCCAAGGCCCGCGCGGCCGGCATGACCGGGCTGCTGCAGCAGGCCGTCGACCGGCTCCGCGGTGACCTGGAGAAGGCCCGTGCGGCCGGCAACGCCAACCGGGTCGCCAAGCTGGAGGCCGAGCTGGCGGGCCGCGAGGAGCTGCTGGAGCAGGCGCAGCGCAGCCTGCAGGAGTTCAGCGGCTGA
- a CDS encoding peptidylprolyl isomerase, translated as MVSSEQRRRQLAREKYERQMERRVEAQRKRRQRNIVSGVVAGVVVAAAVGSWAGGVFDSDKKPAAQAAPTTAASPTAAAAPVKGCTTPAAGQPNGKQFKTEPAMSIDTKANYTMSLDTSCGKVTIALNAAKAPHTVNSFVYLAGQQYFDHTKCHRLTTEGIYVLQCGDPTGSGSGGPGYQFADENLTGATYPAGTVAMANAGAGTNGSQFFLVYKDTQLPPNYTPFGKITGGLDVVQNIAGGGVQGGTGDGAPNANVVLNSVTTAKG; from the coding sequence GTGGTCAGCAGCGAACAGCGACGACGTCAGCTCGCCCGCGAGAAGTACGAGCGGCAGATGGAGCGCCGGGTGGAGGCCCAGCGCAAGCGCAGGCAGCGCAACATCGTGTCCGGCGTCGTGGCCGGCGTCGTGGTGGCGGCCGCGGTCGGCTCCTGGGCCGGCGGCGTCTTCGACTCCGACAAGAAGCCCGCGGCCCAGGCCGCGCCCACCACCGCGGCCAGCCCGACCGCCGCGGCGGCCCCGGTCAAGGGGTGCACCACGCCGGCGGCCGGCCAGCCGAACGGCAAGCAGTTCAAGACCGAGCCGGCGATGTCGATCGACACCAAGGCGAACTACACCATGTCGCTGGACACCAGCTGCGGCAAGGTCACGATCGCGCTGAACGCCGCCAAGGCGCCGCACACCGTGAACTCGTTCGTCTACCTGGCCGGCCAGCAGTACTTCGACCACACGAAGTGCCACCGCCTCACCACCGAGGGCATCTACGTGCTCCAGTGCGGTGACCCGACCGGCTCCGGTTCCGGCGGCCCCGGCTACCAGTTCGCGGACGAGAACCTGACCGGCGCGACCTACCCGGCGGGCACCGTCGCGATGGCCAACGCCGGCGCGGGCACCAACGGCAGCCAGTTCTTCCTGGTCTACAAGGACACCCAGCTGCCGCCGAACTACACCCCGTTCGGCAAGATCACCGGCGGCCTCGACGTGGTCCAGAACATCGCGGGCGGCGGCGTGCAGGGCGGCACCGGCGACGGCGCCCCGAACGCGAACGTCGTACTCAACTCGGTCACCACGGCCAAGGGTTGA
- a CDS encoding MBL fold metallo-hydrolase, with protein sequence MFVAGFPAGAWGTNCYLVAPAAGEECVIVDPGHEATQGVEDLIREHRLKPVAVLLTHGHIDHIASVVPVCGARGVPAWIHPEDRYMMADPARGLGRALGQQIMGSITVGEPDDVRELKDGSVLELAGLELTVDHAPGHTKGSVTFRTPSSDDIPPVLFSGDLLFAGSIGRTDLPGGDSDAIMASLARVCLPLDDATVVLSGHGSQTTIGRERATNPYLVQAAGAPIAPAIPRRGM encoded by the coding sequence GTGTTCGTCGCCGGATTTCCCGCCGGAGCCTGGGGCACCAACTGCTACCTGGTCGCTCCGGCCGCCGGCGAGGAGTGCGTGATCGTCGATCCCGGGCACGAGGCGACGCAGGGCGTCGAGGACCTCATCCGCGAGCACCGGCTCAAGCCGGTCGCGGTGCTCCTCACCCACGGCCACATCGACCACATCGCCTCCGTGGTGCCGGTCTGCGGCGCCCGGGGCGTGCCGGCCTGGATCCACCCCGAGGACCGCTACATGATGGCCGATCCGGCCCGCGGCCTGGGCCGCGCACTCGGGCAGCAGATCATGGGCTCGATCACCGTCGGCGAGCCCGACGACGTGCGCGAGCTGAAGGACGGCAGCGTCCTGGAGCTGGCCGGCCTGGAGCTCACGGTCGACCACGCCCCCGGCCATACCAAGGGGTCGGTGACCTTCCGGACGCCTTCGAGTGACGACATCCCTCCGGTGCTGTTCTCGGGCGACCTGCTGTTCGCCGGCTCCATCGGGCGCACGGACCTCCCCGGCGGGGACAGCGACGCGATCATGGCGTCGCTCGCCCGGGTGTGCCTGCCCCTCGACGACGCGACCGTGGTCCTGTCCGGCCACGGCTCCCAGACCACCATCGGCCGTGAGCGCGCCACCAACCCCTACCTCGTGCAGGCGGCGGGAGCGCCGATCGCTCCGGCCATCCCGCGACGAGGAATGTGA
- the hisS gene encoding histidine--tRNA ligase, translating to MSTFSAPKGTYDLLPPSSATYLAIREALAGPLRRAGYGYIETPVFEDTKLFSRGVGESTDIVTKEMFSLTKRGSEDLALRPEGTASVLRAALQANLHKLGNLPVKLWYSGSFYRYERPQKGRYRQFSQVGAEAVGAEDPALDAELIILADDGFRSLGLSRYTLLLNSLGDKQCRPVYRAALVEFLAGLDLDEDTRRRAEINPLRILDDKRESVQAQLTDAPMLRDYLCEECKAYDEQVRGLLTAAGVAFTDDPKLVRGLDYYTRTTFEFVHNGLGAQSAIGGGGRYDGLSEMLGGPALPSVGWGLGVDRTFLAMEAEGIVLDLPSATAVYAVALGEEAKNVLFAKTVELRRAGVATDLAFGVKSIKNAMKSADRSGARFALIAGDRDLAAGVVQLKDMTTGEQVPVELDALVSTLKEKQL from the coding sequence TTGAGCACCTTCTCCGCCCCCAAGGGCACCTACGACCTGCTGCCGCCCAGCTCCGCGACGTACCTGGCGATCCGCGAGGCCCTCGCCGGGCCGCTGCGCCGGGCGGGCTACGGCTACATCGAGACCCCGGTCTTCGAGGACACCAAGCTCTTCTCCCGCGGCGTCGGCGAGTCCACCGACATCGTCACCAAGGAGATGTTCTCGCTCACCAAGCGGGGCTCCGAGGACCTCGCGCTGCGCCCCGAGGGCACCGCCTCGGTGCTGCGCGCCGCACTCCAGGCCAACCTGCACAAGCTCGGCAACCTGCCGGTCAAGCTCTGGTACTCCGGCTCCTTCTACCGCTACGAGCGCCCGCAGAAGGGCCGCTACCGACAGTTCTCGCAGGTCGGCGCGGAGGCCGTCGGCGCGGAGGACCCGGCGCTGGACGCCGAGTTGATCATCCTCGCCGACGACGGCTTCCGCTCGCTCGGCCTGAGCCGGTACACGCTGCTGCTCAACAGCCTCGGCGACAAGCAGTGCCGGCCGGTCTACCGGGCCGCGCTGGTCGAGTTCCTGGCCGGCCTCGACCTCGACGAGGACACCCGCCGCCGCGCGGAGATCAACCCGCTGCGCATCCTCGACGACAAGCGCGAGTCGGTGCAGGCCCAGCTGACCGACGCCCCGATGCTGCGCGACTACCTCTGCGAGGAGTGCAAGGCGTACGACGAGCAGGTCCGCGGTCTGCTGACCGCCGCCGGCGTCGCCTTCACCGACGACCCCAAGCTCGTCCGCGGCCTCGACTACTACACCCGCACCACCTTCGAGTTCGTGCACAACGGCCTCGGCGCGCAGTCCGCGATCGGCGGCGGCGGCCGCTACGACGGCCTGTCCGAGATGCTCGGCGGCCCGGCCCTGCCGTCCGTCGGCTGGGGCCTCGGGGTGGACCGTACCTTCCTCGCCATGGAGGCCGAGGGCATCGTCCTCGACCTGCCCTCCGCCACCGCCGTGTACGCGGTCGCGCTCGGCGAGGAGGCCAAGAACGTGCTCTTCGCCAAGACGGTCGAGCTGCGCCGGGCCGGTGTCGCCACCGACCTCGCGTTCGGCGTCAAGAGCATCAAGAACGCCATGAAGTCCGCCGACCGCTCCGGCGCCCGCTTCGCGCTGATCGCCGGGGACCGAGATCTCGCCGCCGGTGTCGTCCAGCTCAAGGACATGACCACCGGCGAGCAGGTCCCCGTCGAACTCGACGCACTCGTATCCACCCTGAAGGAGAAGCAGCTGTGA